From Salvelinus sp. IW2-2015 unplaced genomic scaffold, ASM291031v2 Un_scaffold2440, whole genome shotgun sequence, the proteins below share one genomic window:
- the LOC112073972 gene encoding phosphatidylcholine transfer protein, whose translation MSLHFTDEQFLEAWKELDKPQLEGGWEFFTETMGVKIYRLYDKETGLYEYKVFGVLATCTPELCADVYMDLPYRKQWDGYVKELHEKDYDGHSAIYWEVKYPFPLSNRDYVYVRERRDVDVDSRKIWVVLAKSSPQSPLPEKSGVQRVNDYKQTVAMESDGACGTKVFMNYFDNPGGNIPTWLVNWAAKSGVPAFLTDMQKACGNYSNYCQKNKK comes from the exons ATGTCGCTGCACTTTACAGATGAGCAATTTCTGGAGGCATGGAAGGAATTAGATAAACCTCAGTTGGAGGGGGGGTGGGAGTTTTTCACAGAGACAATGGGTGTCAAAATCTACCGGCTGTATGACAAG GAAACTGGACTTTATGAGTACAAAGTCTTTGGAGTGCTTGCCACCTGCACTCCAGAACTGTGTGCTGATGTCTACATGGACTTGCCCTATCGGAAACAATGGGATGGATATGTCAAAG AGCTGCATGAGAAGGACTATGATGGTCATTCAGCAATCTACTGGGAGGTGAAATACCCATTTCCTCTGTCAAACAGAGAC TACGTGTACGTCAGGGAGCGGAGGGACGTTGACGTGGACAGCAGGAAGATCTGGGTGGTCCTGGCTAAGAGCTCCCCACAGTCCCCGTTACCAGAGAAGAGTGGGGTGCAGCGAGTGAATGACTACAAGCAGACTGTGGCCATGGAGAGTGATGGTGCCTGTGGCACTAAAG TCTTCATGAATTACTTTGATAACCCTGGTGGTAATATTCCAACCTGGCTTGTGAACTGGGCAGCCAAG AGCGGAGTGCCTGCCTTCCTTACAGACATGCAGAAGGCCTGTGGCAATTACTCAAACTACTGCCAGAAGAACAAGAAATGA